From the genome of Bradyrhizobium elkanii USDA 76, one region includes:
- a CDS encoding lysylphosphatidylglycerol synthase transmembrane domain-containing protein, translated as MLRLLTTLGRGFKEKIGWKRLGIAASVLIIAFAITSLVHTLKGVDTGIILTALTNIAPHRIALAALCVVGAFCTLTFYDFFALRTIGKIHVPYRIAALSSFTSYTIGHNIGATVFTGGAIRFRIYSDYGLSAIDVAKICFLSGLTFWLGNLFVLGFGMAWHPAAASAMDLLPPAMNRLIALGCLAGIGTYFVWLLTGEKRRELGQNGWKVVLPSAKLTLLQILIGVVDLGFCALAMYLLMPTEPHIDFVSLAVVFILATLLGFASHAPGSIGVFDAAMLVALPEFSKEQLLATLVVFRILYFLIPFGISISIMGMRELWLNVVQPWQERKRLSQACTASATVRQPIESRRVRQLKR; from the coding sequence ATGCTTCGGCTGCTGACCACGCTTGGGCGTGGTTTCAAGGAAAAGATCGGCTGGAAACGGCTCGGGATCGCCGCGAGTGTGTTGATCATCGCGTTCGCGATCACGTCGCTTGTTCACACCCTGAAGGGCGTCGATACCGGCATCATTCTCACCGCGCTCACCAACATCGCGCCGCATCGGATCGCGCTCGCGGCGCTCTGCGTGGTCGGGGCGTTCTGCACGCTGACCTTCTACGACTTCTTCGCGCTGCGCACGATCGGCAAGATCCATGTCCCCTACCGCATCGCAGCGCTGTCGAGCTTCACCAGCTACACGATCGGCCACAATATCGGCGCCACGGTCTTCACCGGCGGCGCGATCCGCTTCCGGATCTATTCCGATTACGGCCTCTCCGCGATCGACGTCGCCAAGATCTGCTTTCTGTCGGGCCTGACCTTCTGGCTCGGCAATTTGTTCGTGCTCGGCTTCGGCATGGCCTGGCACCCGGCGGCGGCGTCGGCGATGGACCTGCTGCCGCCGGCGATGAACCGGCTGATCGCGCTCGGCTGCCTTGCCGGCATCGGGACCTATTTCGTCTGGCTCCTGACCGGCGAGAAGCGCCGCGAGCTCGGCCAGAACGGCTGGAAGGTGGTGCTGCCCTCGGCCAAGCTGACGCTGTTGCAGATCCTGATCGGCGTGGTCGATCTCGGCTTCTGCGCGCTCGCAATGTACCTGCTGATGCCGACCGAGCCGCATATCGACTTCGTCTCGCTGGCGGTCGTGTTCATCCTGGCGACGCTGCTCGGCTTCGCCAGCCACGCCCCCGGCTCGATCGGCGTGTTCGACGCCGCGATGCTGGTGGCGCTGCCGGAGTTCAGCAAGGAACAATTGCTGGCGACGCTGGTCGTGTTCCGCATCCTCTACTTCCTGATCCCGTTCGGGATTTCGATCTCGATCATGGGCATGCGCGAGCTCTGGCTCAACGTGGTGCAGCCCTGGCAAGAGCGGAAACGACTAAGCCAAGCCTGCACGGCTTCGGCGACCGTGCGGCAACCGATCGAAAGCCGGCGGGTCAGGCAGCTGAAACGGTAA